The Peribacillus sp. FSL E2-0218 genome contains a region encoding:
- a CDS encoding galactokinase codes for MDKNTLITEFQHVFSIEASQGVHTFFSPGRINLIGEHTDYNGGYVLPCAITYGTYGVVKLREDRRVRVYSKNFANKGIIEFSLDRLEFDAKDNWANYPKGMIRYIQEREGALPVGFDLYVSGNLPNGAGLSSSASLEMLMGVILDEIFALGVDRIELVKLGQKVENEFIGVNSGIMDQFAVGMGKVNCGIFLDCQTLEYEYAPLNIEGHKIIIINSNKRRELADSKYNQRRSECEEALRLLQSKLDIQSLGDLTEEEFEDNLSLIEDDMLKRRAKHAVYENNRTKKALKSLKEGDLSTFGNLMDESHLSMRDDYEITGIELDTLVEAAWEQAGTVGARMTGGGFGGCAIALVDANEVDSFIKEVGGRYKQEIGYEADFYVASIGDGAKRI; via the coding sequence ATGGACAAAAACACGTTAATAACTGAGTTTCAGCATGTATTTTCAATCGAGGCAAGTCAGGGGGTGCACACCTTCTTCTCGCCAGGACGGATTAATCTTATAGGGGAGCATACCGATTACAATGGGGGATATGTGCTGCCTTGTGCAATCACATATGGTACCTATGGCGTTGTCAAGCTAAGGGAAGATCGCCGCGTTCGTGTCTACTCAAAAAATTTCGCAAACAAAGGCATCATCGAATTCTCGCTTGATCGATTGGAATTCGATGCAAAAGATAATTGGGCTAATTATCCAAAAGGCATGATTCGTTATATACAGGAAAGAGAGGGAGCACTTCCTGTTGGCTTTGATTTATATGTGTCTGGCAATCTCCCGAATGGAGCCGGTCTTTCTTCATCCGCGTCACTCGAAATGCTGATGGGGGTCATCCTGGATGAGATTTTTGCTCTCGGGGTTGACCGTATCGAGCTTGTCAAGCTTGGACAAAAGGTCGAGAACGAATTCATTGGGGTCAACAGCGGTATCATGGATCAGTTCGCTGTCGGGATGGGGAAGGTGAATTGCGGGATATTCCTGGACTGCCAAACACTTGAATATGAGTATGCCCCGCTGAATATCGAGGGCCATAAAATCATCATCATCAACTCCAACAAAAGAAGGGAACTGGCAGACTCCAAGTATAATCAGCGCCGTTCGGAATGTGAGGAGGCATTGCGGCTTTTGCAAAGTAAGCTGGATATCCAAAGCCTGGGTGATCTTACGGAAGAGGAATTTGAAGACAACCTTTCCTTGATTGAAGACGATATGCTAAAGAGGCGGGCCAAACATGCGGTGTATGAAAACAACCGGACAAAAAAAGCCTTGAAATCGCTGAAGGAAGGGGACTTAAGCACCTTTGGAAACCTCATGGATGAATCTCATCTTTCCATGCGCGATGATTATGAAATCACGGGAATTGAATTGGACACCCTAGTGGAAGCGGCGTGGGAACAAGCGGGAACCGTGGGAGCGAGAATGACCGGCGGCGGTTTTGGCGGATGTGCGATAGCATTGGTCGATGCGAATGAGGTGGATTCCTTTATCAAAGAAGTCGGTGGACGGTATAAGCAAGAAATTGGCTATGAAGCCGATTTTTATGTAGCAAGCATAGGGGACGGAGCCAAACGAATCTGA
- a CDS encoding sugar-binding domain-containing protein, protein MTYRQEYPRPQFVRKDWLNLNGAWSFAFDDQKIGSNQKWYAQDAAVFDKEIQVPFAYQTKLSGIEDKSLHDIVWYKRHFELSDLWKGKRIHLHFGAVDYRSWVYVNGQFVGFHEGGHTNFKYDITEYLTGGEETVVVKAEDPSTDETIPRGKQFWLENSESIWYTRTTGIWQTVWIEPVEPVSVENLKWTPDIDHGNIQMEFEVSGDYSGKHVDVEINFQGERIVKDSLCIMERYTSRSFNLHNHKIFRTNTHHDGWNWTPENPNLFDVTIKLKDENGRLLDEVETYFGMRKVHTENGMVYLNNKPYYQKLVLDQGYWEDGLLTAPTDGDLKKDIELAKEMGFNGCRKHQKTEDPRFLYWADKLGYLVWGECAASASFNNDSVARLTREWIEMVARDYNHPSIVAWVPLNESWGVPHIKDNSNQQHHSLAMYHLLHSLDGTRLVISNDGWELTKTDICAIHNYNHGAKDEEGKYETYKGELATKEAVLASMPAKRKIYADGFSHQGEPILLTEFGGIGYKVGEEAGWGYTSAVNEEEFVGDYRRIMEAIYASNVLHGYCYTQLTDVEQEINGILTYDRKPKCDLKKIKEINDMWHPETIS, encoded by the coding sequence ATGACATATCGCCAGGAATATCCAAGACCTCAATTTGTTCGCAAGGATTGGCTGAATTTAAATGGGGCCTGGTCATTTGCTTTTGACGATCAAAAAATTGGTTCCAATCAAAAGTGGTATGCGCAGGATGCCGCGGTTTTTGACAAGGAAATCCAAGTCCCCTTCGCCTATCAAACGAAGCTGAGCGGCATTGAAGATAAAAGCCTTCACGATATCGTTTGGTATAAACGGCATTTCGAACTGTCCGATCTATGGAAGGGAAAACGGATCCACCTTCATTTTGGAGCGGTGGATTATCGATCATGGGTATACGTGAATGGACAGTTTGTGGGATTTCACGAAGGTGGTCACACAAACTTTAAGTATGACATAACGGAGTATTTAACTGGCGGGGAAGAAACGGTCGTTGTAAAGGCAGAGGATCCATCCACGGATGAAACGATCCCGCGCGGCAAGCAGTTTTGGCTCGAAAATTCGGAGTCGATCTGGTACACGAGAACGACAGGCATCTGGCAAACGGTTTGGATCGAGCCGGTCGAGCCAGTGAGTGTGGAGAACCTTAAATGGACGCCGGATATCGATCATGGAAATATCCAAATGGAATTTGAGGTATCGGGAGACTACAGCGGAAAACATGTAGACGTCGAGATCAACTTCCAAGGGGAACGGATCGTCAAGGATAGCCTGTGCATCATGGAACGATATACGAGCCGCAGCTTCAACCTCCATAATCATAAAATTTTCAGAACGAACACGCACCATGACGGCTGGAACTGGACTCCGGAGAATCCAAACCTTTTTGATGTAACGATAAAATTGAAAGATGAGAATGGCAGGTTACTAGATGAGGTTGAAACATATTTCGGGATGAGGAAGGTCCATACGGAAAATGGCATGGTTTATTTGAATAATAAACCCTATTATCAAAAGCTTGTCCTTGATCAAGGGTATTGGGAAGATGGGCTGCTGACGGCCCCCACGGATGGAGATCTGAAAAAAGACATTGAATTGGCTAAGGAAATGGGCTTCAACGGGTGCCGTAAGCATCAAAAGACAGAGGATCCCCGTTTTTTATATTGGGCGGATAAGCTAGGCTATCTTGTTTGGGGAGAGTGTGCGGCATCCGCTTCGTTCAATAACGATTCGGTTGCCCGTTTAACGAGAGAGTGGATTGAGATGGTAGCAAGAGATTATAATCATCCTTCGATCGTCGCTTGGGTGCCCTTGAACGAAAGCTGGGGCGTGCCGCATATCAAGGATAATTCCAATCAGCAGCATCATTCGTTGGCGATGTACCACCTCCTTCACTCCTTGGATGGAACGAGGCTGGTGATATCGAATGACGGCTGGGAACTTACGAAAACGGATATTTGCGCCATCCACAACTACAATCACGGTGCGAAGGATGAAGAGGGCAAATATGAAACGTACAAAGGCGAGTTGGCGACAAAAGAGGCTGTCCTTGCGTCCATGCCAGCGAAACGAAAAATTTATGCCGATGGTTTTTCCCATCAGGGAGAACCGATCCTTTTGACCGAATTCGGCGGTATCGGCTATAAGGTCGGGGAAGAAGCTGGTTGGGGATATACATCGGCCGTAAATGAAGAAGAATTTGTAGGGGACTACCGAAGAATTATGGAAGCGATCTATGCATCCAACGTTCTTCACGGATATTGTTATACCCAACTAACGGATGTAGAGCAAGAAATCAACGGGATCCTGACCTATGATCGAAAACCGAAATGTGACTTGAAAAAGATCAAGGAAATCAATGATATGTGGCATCCGGAAACGATCTCTTAA
- a CDS encoding LacI family DNA-binding transcriptional regulator has product MATIKDIAEKAGVSIATVSRVLNYDDSLSVTDETRKRIFEAAETLSYKRRAIRKAAPSKFAIIHWYTEKEELEDLYYMSIRFGIERRCQQLEAQLVKYFYNDLEEVKLENIQGIIAIGKFSKEQVLALAEITENIVLVDHSLEDDSFDSVKIDFEKATKKIINYLIEKGHTSIGYIGGKESYKDKSGDIRDLREQTFKIYGNEKQVLEEKFIYMGTFSVEDGYRLMKAAITEHGDELPTAFFAGNDLIAIGCLRALHEEGIPVPERVNIIGLNDISVSKYVYPALTTLKVHTELMGETAADLVMEQVMGRKIVKQVLIGTELIIRSSSF; this is encoded by the coding sequence ATGGCCACGATAAAGGATATAGCTGAAAAAGCTGGCGTTTCCATTGCGACCGTTTCAAGAGTTCTGAATTATGACGATTCCCTTTCCGTTACGGATGAGACAAGGAAAAGGATATTTGAAGCAGCAGAAACGTTATCATATAAACGGCGGGCTATACGAAAGGCAGCACCTTCCAAATTTGCGATTATCCATTGGTATACAGAAAAAGAAGAGCTTGAAGACTTATACTATATGTCGATCCGCTTTGGAATCGAAAGGCGCTGTCAGCAACTGGAGGCCCAGCTCGTAAAATATTTTTATAATGACCTGGAGGAAGTGAAGCTTGAAAATATCCAAGGGATCATTGCAATAGGGAAGTTCAGTAAGGAGCAAGTCCTTGCACTTGCGGAAATTACGGAAAACATCGTCCTCGTTGATCATAGTCTTGAAGATGATTCATTTGATTCCGTCAAAATCGATTTCGAGAAAGCCACTAAAAAGATCATTAACTATCTAATTGAAAAAGGACATACCTCGATCGGCTACATAGGAGGAAAAGAGTCCTATAAAGACAAATCCGGCGATATCAGGGATTTGCGCGAACAAACCTTCAAAATCTATGGAAATGAAAAGCAAGTGCTTGAAGAAAAGTTCATCTATATGGGGACTTTTTCCGTGGAGGACGGATACCGATTAATGAAAGCGGCCATTACCGAGCATGGTGACGAACTGCCTACGGCCTTCTTTGCCGGGAATGACTTGATTGCGATCGGTTGTTTACGTGCATTGCATGAAGAAGGCATACCGGTGCCCGAACGAGTCAATATCATTGGGCTCAATGATATCAGTGTTTCGAAATATGTCTATCCAGCGCTAACGACCCTTAAGGTGCACACGGAATTGATGGGGGAAACGGCAGCCGACTTAGTGATGGAGCAAGTGATGGGTCGCAAAATCGTCAAGCAAGTCTTGATCGGTACGGAATTGATCATCAGGAGCAGCAGCTTCTGA
- a CDS encoding carbohydrate ABC transporter permease codes for MRNKGFKIFIVTIAIVVSIFFIAPLFWMLATSFKTDQEAFTSGIKWIPEVFTLENYTYSLSGGSDTPVFTWMSNSLFVGIAGTLIVLIVDTLAAYGLARLDVPFKKLLFAMFIGSLTIPWVITFLPLYMGFNQLGLLDTYAVLILPYSANAFGVFLLYQSFKAFPKELEEAAHLDGANKWQVFTKIALPSARPIIWTLAIFTFMSIYNDFLWPLLTTSSPEMRTITTGIAIMQQGSFVSSPGRLMALTAIATIPVILIFILGQRSFIKGVTQTGIK; via the coding sequence ATGAGAAATAAAGGGTTCAAGATATTTATAGTCACGATAGCGATTGTCGTTTCCATCTTCTTTATCGCTCCTCTTTTTTGGATGCTGGCTACTTCCTTTAAAACGGATCAAGAAGCCTTCACCTCTGGAATTAAATGGATACCGGAAGTATTCACGCTGGAGAATTATACGTATAGCCTTAGCGGCGGCTCGGATACGCCAGTCTTTACGTGGATGTCAAATTCGCTATTTGTCGGAATTGCAGGCACGTTGATCGTGTTAATTGTCGATACCCTTGCTGCATATGGTTTGGCGAGGCTGGACGTGCCTTTCAAAAAGCTATTGTTCGCGATGTTCATTGGCTCATTGACGATTCCATGGGTGATCACGTTTTTACCTTTATATATGGGGTTCAACCAGCTAGGTTTATTGGATACATATGCCGTGCTCATTTTGCCTTATTCCGCCAACGCATTTGGCGTGTTTCTTTTATATCAATCCTTCAAGGCTTTCCCGAAGGAATTGGAGGAGGCAGCCCATCTGGATGGAGCGAACAAATGGCAGGTGTTCACCAAGATTGCCTTACCATCTGCACGCCCCATTATTTGGACATTGGCGATTTTCACCTTCATGTCGATTTACAACGATTTCCTTTGGCCATTGCTGACGACAAGCTCGCCGGAAATGCGAACCATCACGACTGGCATTGCCATCATGCAGCAAGGAAGCTTCGTTTCTTCACCAGGAAGGCTAATGGCGTTAACGGCGATTGCCACCATTCCCGTTATCCTTATCTTCATTTTGGGTCAGCGCTCGTTCATCAAGGGAGTCACCCAAACAGGCATTAAATGA
- a CDS encoding sugar ABC transporter permease, with protein sequence MQRTSWKSKATSSLFVLPYLILFTVFLIAPIGYGVWISLHDWDLLNPVKEFVGLKNYLNIFDSESYLHNLFFEGLKNTFLFVLFSVPLLVAVGLGLALLLNALPKKLTGLFRTAYFIPYSVSVSIVAIIWLWIFDTNSGLINQYLQKVGLSAIPWLTDIPWAWVSIIIATLWWTIGFNMVIFTNALNEVSEELYEAGSLDGANRWQTFFHITLPTIKPTMLFVTLTSTIASFNIYGQPYLMTRGGPGTSTQVLLMNIVEEGFNQRQLGNAAAMSILMALIMIIISLVQFRLTREKKEAMK encoded by the coding sequence ATGCAGCGAACATCGTGGAAATCGAAAGCCACTTCCAGTTTATTTGTCTTACCGTACTTGATCTTGTTTACTGTTTTTCTCATAGCACCGATTGGATATGGGGTCTGGATCAGTTTGCACGATTGGGATTTGCTGAATCCGGTCAAAGAGTTCGTCGGGCTTAAAAACTACCTGAATATTTTTGACTCTGAATCCTATCTGCACAATTTATTTTTTGAGGGACTGAAAAATACGTTCTTGTTCGTCCTCTTCAGTGTGCCATTACTTGTCGCCGTCGGGCTTGGTTTAGCGCTGCTGCTGAATGCCCTGCCAAAGAAACTGACAGGTCTATTCCGAACTGCTTATTTCATCCCCTACTCTGTATCCGTTTCCATCGTTGCCATCATCTGGCTTTGGATATTTGATACGAACAGTGGCTTAATCAATCAATATCTCCAGAAGGTAGGGCTTTCGGCAATCCCTTGGCTGACGGATATCCCTTGGGCCTGGGTTTCCATCATCATCGCGACGCTTTGGTGGACGATAGGATTCAATATGGTGATCTTCACCAATGCCTTGAATGAGGTATCGGAGGAGTTATATGAAGCCGGTTCATTGGATGGCGCCAACAGATGGCAGACCTTCTTTCACATTACGCTGCCGACCATCAAGCCAACGATGCTATTCGTCACCCTTACCTCGACGATCGCATCCTTCAATATCTATGGCCAGCCTTATTTGATGACCAGGGGCGGTCCAGGCACATCAACGCAGGTCCTCCTGATGAATATTGTCGAGGAGGGCTTCAATCAGCGGCAATTGGGAAATGCCGCAGCGATGTCGATATTGATGGCCCTGATCATGATCATCATCTCACTCGTTCAATTTAGACTGACTAGGGAAAAGAAGGAGGCAATGAAGTAA
- a CDS encoding ABC transporter substrate-binding protein — translation MKKKKLIGAVLATALAIGSLAACSNEDKASTSGDEGNGKKITFWTPFSGADGPRMKNIVENYNKSQSEYEVNMQIVPQSDYYKTVDVAFSGQKNAPDLLIMHTDQLTNYVEKNLVKDVSETVASAGIKQEDYSETAWGAGTVDGKQYAIPLDIHPLLLYYNKDLFKAAGLDPEKAPVNREEFLRFAKKLTDKSKGQYGYVVPTLWPNQFIYPTIFYQNGGEFLKDGKPDYNSPAGVEALTFLADLIHKQKVSPANVQQDGEVNLFLQGKNAMQFNGPWMMEQWDKAGINYGVAEVPQLGTEKQAVYANGHNFVIPATVKDKEKLAAINDFLKFAAKNTLEWAKSGQAPASKAIYEQNEEFKSMVQQPKVAASFEYAKFAPRIANWGQISDPLWAEVNLALLGKKDPKQALDDATKKADQILNK, via the coding sequence ATGAAAAAGAAAAAGCTAATCGGCGCTGTCCTGGCAACAGCGCTTGCGATAGGATCTTTGGCTGCTTGTTCCAATGAAGATAAAGCTTCGACCTCCGGTGATGAAGGCAACGGTAAAAAGATCACATTTTGGACACCATTTTCTGGTGCGGATGGCCCGAGAATGAAGAATATTGTCGAGAACTATAATAAATCGCAGTCTGAATATGAAGTGAATATGCAAATCGTTCCGCAATCGGATTATTATAAAACGGTCGATGTAGCATTTTCCGGTCAAAAAAATGCTCCTGATCTATTAATCATGCATACCGATCAGTTAACGAACTATGTGGAAAAAAATCTAGTGAAAGATGTTAGCGAGACAGTGGCATCTGCAGGTATCAAACAAGAGGACTATTCCGAAACGGCCTGGGGAGCCGGGACAGTGGACGGAAAGCAATATGCGATCCCGTTGGATATCCATCCCCTGCTTCTGTATTACAACAAGGACTTGTTCAAGGCTGCTGGTTTGGATCCTGAAAAGGCCCCGGTGAATCGGGAGGAGTTCCTCCGTTTTGCGAAAAAGTTAACGGACAAGTCAAAGGGACAATATGGCTATGTCGTGCCGACTCTTTGGCCGAATCAGTTCATTTACCCGACGATCTTCTATCAAAATGGCGGGGAATTTTTAAAGGATGGCAAGCCTGATTACAATAGCCCGGCTGGTGTTGAAGCATTGACCTTCCTGGCGGATCTTATCCACAAGCAGAAGGTGTCCCCGGCCAATGTTCAGCAAGATGGAGAAGTGAACCTTTTCCTTCAAGGCAAAAATGCGATGCAGTTCAATGGACCGTGGATGATGGAGCAGTGGGACAAGGCAGGCATTAATTATGGGGTTGCCGAAGTGCCGCAATTGGGAACGGAAAAACAAGCGGTATATGCAAATGGTCATAATTTTGTCATACCCGCTACTGTTAAAGATAAAGAAAAGTTGGCCGCCATCAATGATTTCCTGAAATTCGCTGCCAAGAACACATTGGAATGGGCAAAATCAGGTCAAGCCCCTGCTTCCAAGGCAATCTATGAGCAAAATGAAGAATTTAAAAGCATGGTTCAACAGCCTAAGGTTGCCGCTTCGTTTGAATACGCCAAGTTTGCCCCAAGAATTGCAAACTGGGGCCAGATCTCAGATCCATTATGGGCTGAAGTGAATCTGGCGTTATTAGGGAAAAAAGATCCAAAACAGGCGTTGGATGATGCAACGAAAAAAGCCGACCAGATCTTGAATAAATGA